In Planctomonas sp. JC2975, the genomic stretch GGTAGGGGTCAACGAATCTCTACCGGTGTGAGCCCGAAGCCCGTCTGGGCAGTCTCGCGCGTTGCGTCTCACTACGTCGATAGGGGGGTCTGTCGTGCCTCGAGCTACTGCACCGGCCGCTCTGCGGCTCATCGGAGGGCGTAGCGTCGGCCGCGATTCGGGTGGGCGCGAGGTGGCAGAGCCTCCGAAGTTCAAGCGCTTGCCGCCCGTCGCACCCGAGTGGCTATCCCCCGAGGCACACGCGGAATGGGATCGGGTCGTGCCTGAACTCTCACGACTCGAAGTGCTCAAGAGCGAGGATCGCGCCGCGCTGGCTGCGTACTGCGAGACGTGGGCGACGTTCGTCGAGGCGACGCGCATCATTGCAACTGAGGGGCTGACGATCGAGGCGAAGCAGGGCACCCT encodes the following:
- a CDS encoding phage terminase small subunit P27 family — encoded protein: MAEPPKFKRLPPVAPEWLSPEAHAEWDRVVPELSRLEVLKSEDRAALAAYCETWATFVEATRIIATEGLTIEAKQGTLPHPAVGIARNAGRELRTWAGQFGLTPAAENSLGIKGEDEGDQSDPFA